A region of Polyangiaceae bacterium DNA encodes the following proteins:
- a CDS encoding fructosamine kinase family protein, with product MREALRSELGRALGSPVARASAISGGDINEAHAVELADGRCVFVKHNAACPIGMFEAEAEGLGWLGESHTLPVPGVLAVGADYLVLELIEPGRRGAGFDEELGRGLAALHASGAPAFGHARHNFIGRLPQDNSSEPDWPSFYRERRLRPMVDQARDVLGRELCSAFERLFANLADRVGPAEPPARLHGDLWGGNLHATASGAPCLIDPAVYAGHREMDLAMMKLFGGFGPRVFAAYDEAFPLEPGFAERVALYQLYPLLVHVNLFGRGYVGSVREALSGYL from the coding sequence ATGCGCGAAGCACTCCGGAGCGAGCTCGGTCGGGCGCTCGGCAGTCCGGTGGCGCGAGCTTCCGCGATCTCGGGCGGGGACATCAACGAAGCGCACGCGGTCGAGCTCGCGGACGGGCGCTGCGTGTTCGTCAAACACAACGCCGCCTGTCCAATCGGCATGTTCGAGGCGGAGGCGGAGGGGCTCGGCTGGCTCGGCGAGTCGCACACCCTCCCCGTGCCCGGGGTGCTCGCCGTGGGCGCCGACTACCTGGTGCTCGAGCTGATCGAGCCCGGCCGGCGCGGCGCGGGCTTCGACGAGGAGCTCGGCCGGGGGCTGGCGGCCCTCCACGCCTCTGGCGCCCCGGCGTTCGGCCACGCCCGGCACAACTTCATCGGCCGATTGCCGCAGGACAACTCGAGCGAGCCCGACTGGCCCAGCTTCTACCGCGAGCGCCGCCTCCGCCCGATGGTGGACCAAGCGCGGGATGTCCTCGGCCGCGAGCTCTGCTCCGCGTTCGAGCGGCTCTTCGCCAACCTGGCGGACCGGGTCGGCCCGGCCGAGCCCCCCGCGCGGCTCCACGGCGACCTCTGGGGGGGCAACCTGCACGCCACGGCGTCCGGCGCGCCGTGCTTGATCGACCCGGCCGTCTACGCCGGGCACCGCGAGATGGACCTCGCCATGATGAAGCTCTTCGGCGGCTTCGGGCCCCGGGTCTTCGCCGCATACGACGAGGCCTTTCCGCTAGAACCCGGGTTTGCCGAGCGGGTGGCGCTCTACCAGCTCTACCCGCTCCTGGTACACGTGAACCTGTTCGGGCGAGGCTACGTCGGTAGTGTGCGGGAAGCGCTGTCGGGCTACCTCTGA
- a CDS encoding HEAT repeat domain-containing protein, whose amino-acid sequence MKLLVSLAAAGLVMAALTGTALADGIGVQARHLKAKDRTALKAEVTKARAQNAAVFAKVAEAPKLAVEADQMKRGRAASIMLPLQALGKDALFPMLEMLALDGPTRGKMTNSSWTTLRVGLIEAVGLIRDTRANPVLNAILDRETDFEVVRAAAEALGRIGDDASAKKLARLATTNNPKQAAVVSALGECRRTVAASALAKLTNTKDEAQLLVVAKSLGAVGNAWAWQTPDVSKTGEGAQVRAIAARALMRVFLENTGYVRSKAERALLVVNDPSTPKLVAAAKQSANADQSRALDALSTKLAQNPAK is encoded by the coding sequence ATGAAGCTCTTGGTCAGCCTCGCCGCGGCGGGGCTCGTGATGGCGGCGCTCACCGGAACCGCGCTCGCCGACGGCATCGGCGTTCAAGCCCGTCACCTCAAGGCGAAGGACCGCACGGCCCTCAAGGCGGAGGTGACCAAGGCGCGCGCGCAGAACGCCGCCGTGTTCGCCAAGGTCGCGGAGGCCCCCAAGCTCGCCGTCGAAGCGGATCAGATGAAGCGCGGCCGGGCAGCCAGCATCATGCTGCCGCTCCAGGCGCTGGGTAAGGACGCGCTCTTCCCGATGCTGGAGATGCTCGCCCTGGACGGTCCCACCCGCGGCAAGATGACGAACTCGAGCTGGACCACGCTGCGCGTCGGTCTGATCGAGGCGGTCGGCCTGATCCGCGACACGCGCGCGAACCCGGTCTTGAACGCCATCCTCGATCGCGAGACCGACTTCGAGGTCGTGCGCGCCGCCGCCGAGGCCCTCGGGCGCATCGGCGACGACGCCTCGGCCAAGAAGCTGGCGCGTCTGGCGACCACCAACAACCCGAAGCAAGCGGCGGTCGTGTCCGCGCTCGGCGAGTGCCGGCGCACGGTGGCGGCCAGCGCGCTGGCGAAGCTCACCAACACCAAGGACGAGGCGCAGCTCCTGGTCGTGGCGAAGAGCCTCGGCGCGGTGGGCAACGCCTGGGCGTGGCAGACGCCGGACGTGTCCAAGACCGGCGAAGGCGCCCAGGTCCGGGCCATCGCTGCCCGCGCGCTGATGCGGGTGTTCCTCGAGAACACCGGCTACGTGCGCAGCAAGGCGGAGCGCGCGCTTCTGGTCGTGAACGACCCGTCCACGCCCAAGCTGGTCGCGGCGGCCAAGCAGAGCGCCAACGCCGATCAGTCGCGGGCGCTCGACGCCCTCTCGACCAAGCTGGCCCAGAACCCCGCGAAGTGA
- a CDS encoding protein-arginine deiminase: MRSSWWTLAAMLAATGCSSAGSGNVGFGGAAGAAAGGTNAGGAGGNVGGAQAGGAGGVGNTGNTGGLAGSPGGGGVAGVPGGGGAPSGGGAPSGGGAPSGGGAPSGGGTGGSTGPSCVGHCGSTQAVPGSNPACYCDADCVGYNDCCGDYATACGGGGTGGTGGTGGTGGTGGTGATGGTGGVGGTGGGGGTSTVLDLRADVNRDGSVDTVGTSDETGEDTWNATRGAIFLANIDDDNGDCPKSGTDAQLAACNDATNSVIDGANDLADLARLRTVPWPSAPANAAATISTTQPSKVRLFKNTGGTFTAIPNGASLTSAELKAGVEFGIEGLDIRRDNSWDGYLNVTVTMTAGGSGSDVVRMRMSPVMLHHHVQNATQIYATAFSSAASTAFRADLAAACSAGGSTYTDLNGLNDQWTQDFFETGYMSMPATGGAQKLIRVYFRSANYTTNGLRAAGKVVYTYFQGPDKAGVTHYDPNHPNGADTLNSFGNTETVPPFTGAPLGRILRGSVSNFYPDQAFEGMLTAQGMQPQIFLDTSWLAVAHVDETLSFVKASSPRGWVMLANDAALAKTMLQNAQTQGYGSTPMFVGKTWSGGASAQTTINAVLADTNVMAASNEAITEVNAQVATMKAQTGITDAEIVKIPFLHSKSGGYSIAYQPGTVNLTYVGPTTVAVPKPHGPKINNVDIFEDQMIKALQPYGISVKFVENWDLYHRLLGEVHCGSNADRAVTTKWWETGK, from the coding sequence GCGGCGGGCGCAGCTGCCGGAGGCACGAACGCGGGCGGCGCAGGCGGCAACGTCGGCGGCGCGCAGGCCGGCGGCGCAGGCGGCGTCGGCAACACGGGCAACACGGGCGGGCTCGCCGGCTCGCCGGGCGGCGGCGGCGTCGCCGGCGTTCCGGGTGGCGGCGGCGCACCGAGCGGCGGTGGCGCACCGAGCGGCGGTGGCGCACCGAGCGGCGGCGGCGCACCGAGCGGCGGGGGCACCGGTGGCAGCACCGGACCGAGCTGCGTGGGGCACTGCGGCAGCACGCAGGCGGTGCCGGGCAGCAACCCGGCCTGCTACTGCGACGCGGACTGCGTCGGCTACAACGACTGTTGCGGCGACTACGCAACAGCGTGCGGCGGCGGCGGCACGGGTGGCACCGGTGGCACGGGTGGCACCGGCGGTACGGGTGGCACCGGCGCGACCGGTGGCACGGGTGGCGTCGGCGGCACTGGCGGCGGCGGCGGCACCTCCACGGTCCTCGACCTGCGCGCCGACGTGAACCGCGACGGCAGCGTGGACACGGTGGGAACCAGCGACGAGACCGGCGAGGACACCTGGAACGCCACGCGCGGCGCGATCTTCCTGGCCAACATCGACGACGACAACGGCGACTGCCCGAAGAGCGGCACCGACGCCCAGCTCGCGGCCTGCAACGACGCGACCAACTCGGTCATCGACGGCGCCAACGACCTGGCGGATCTGGCGCGCCTGCGCACCGTGCCTTGGCCCAGCGCACCGGCCAACGCCGCGGCGACCATCAGCACTACCCAGCCCAGCAAGGTCCGGCTGTTCAAGAACACGGGCGGCACGTTCACCGCCATCCCGAACGGCGCCTCGCTGACCAGCGCGGAGCTCAAGGCCGGCGTCGAATTCGGCATCGAGGGCCTCGACATCCGGCGCGACAACTCCTGGGACGGCTACCTGAACGTCACCGTCACCATGACGGCCGGCGGCAGCGGCAGCGACGTCGTGCGGATGCGCATGTCGCCGGTGATGCTGCACCACCACGTGCAGAACGCGACCCAGATCTACGCGACCGCGTTCAGCTCGGCCGCCTCGACGGCGTTCCGCGCGGACCTCGCGGCGGCCTGCTCCGCGGGTGGCTCGACCTACACCGATCTCAACGGTCTGAACGACCAGTGGACGCAGGACTTCTTCGAGACCGGCTACATGAGCATGCCCGCCACGGGCGGCGCGCAGAAGCTCATCCGGGTCTACTTCCGCTCCGCGAACTACACGACGAACGGGCTTCGGGCGGCCGGCAAGGTCGTCTACACGTACTTCCAGGGCCCGGACAAAGCCGGCGTCACTCACTACGACCCGAACCACCCGAACGGCGCGGACACGCTCAACTCGTTCGGCAACACGGAGACGGTCCCGCCGTTCACCGGCGCCCCGCTCGGGCGCATCCTGCGCGGCAGCGTCTCGAACTTCTATCCCGACCAGGCCTTCGAGGGGATGCTCACGGCGCAGGGCATGCAGCCGCAGATCTTCCTCGACACCTCCTGGCTCGCCGTCGCGCACGTGGACGAGACGCTGTCGTTCGTGAAGGCTTCGAGCCCGCGCGGCTGGGTGATGCTGGCGAACGACGCGGCGCTGGCCAAGACCATGCTCCAGAACGCCCAGACGCAAGGCTACGGCAGCACGCCGATGTTCGTCGGCAAGACCTGGTCCGGCGGCGCCTCGGCGCAGACCACCATCAACGCGGTGCTCGCCGACACGAACGTGATGGCCGCGTCGAACGAGGCCATCACCGAGGTCAACGCGCAGGTCGCGACGATGAAGGCCCAGACCGGCATCACCGACGCCGAGATCGTCAAGATCCCGTTCCTGCACTCCAAGAGCGGCGGCTACTCGATCGCGTACCAGCCCGGCACGGTGAACCTGACCTACGTGGGACCGACGACGGTGGCCGTGCCCAAGCCCCACGGCCCCAAGATCAACAACGTGGACATCTTCGAAGACCAGATGATCAAGGCGCTCCAGCCCTACGGCATCAGCGTGAAGTTCGTCGAAAACTGGGACCTCTATCATCGCCTGCTCGGAGAGGTTCACTGCGGTAGCAACGCGGATCGTGCAGTAACCACGAAGTGGTGGGAGACCGGCAAATGA